Proteins from a genomic interval of Dermacentor variabilis isolate Ectoservices chromosome 8, ASM5094787v1, whole genome shotgun sequence:
- the LOC142590779 gene encoding uncharacterized protein LOC142590779, whose amino-acid sequence MEPAGSVLPPAVPIAPEEEVLKRHLRDLKKCGNTWAGYADSKEVYEELLRDLAAVNVCFQTEHSVKPKGRLMFSTQRGHVVVNEDMPFKVVQAVDRGCLFGRDLHKVQDSRSARQNNTRPGRLRSGKE is encoded by the exons ttcagtgttaccgccTGCCGTACCGATAGCACCCGAAGAAGAAGTTTTAAAGAGGCACCTGCGGGACTTGAAAAAGTGTGGAAACACCTGGGCCGGTTATGCAGACTCCAAAGAAGTATACGAAGAGCTTCTGAGGGACCTAGCCGCTGTCAATGTGTGCTTCCAAACTGAGCACTCCGTGAAGCCAAAAG GCAGGCTGATGTTCAGCACTCAGCGCGGACATGTGGTCGTGAATGAAGACATGCCTTTTAAGGTTGTCCAAGCCGTGGACAGGGGCTGCCTCTTTGGGCGAGACCTTCACAAGGTGCAAGATTCAAGAAGTGCTCGACAG AACAACACGCGTCCTGGACGTCTGAGGAGTGGAAAAGAGTAA